One window of the Prionailurus bengalensis isolate Pbe53 chromosome E1, Fcat_Pben_1.1_paternal_pri, whole genome shotgun sequence genome contains the following:
- the MBTD1 gene encoding MBT domain-containing protein 1 isoform X5, whose product MFDGYDSCSEDTSSSSSSEESEEEVAPLPSNLPIIKNNGQVYTYPDGKSGMATCEMCGMVGVRDAFYSKTKRFCSVSCSRSYSSNSKKASILARLQVTGKPPTKKAKVLQKQPLVAKLAAYAQYQATLQNQAKTKAAAVSMEGFSWGNYINSNSFIAAPVTCFKHAPMGTCWGDISENVRVEVPNTDCSLPTKVFWIAGIVKLAGYNALLRYEGFENDSGLDFWCNICGSDIHPVGWCAASGKPLVPPRTIQHKYTNWKAFLVKRLTGAKTLPPDFSQKVSESMQYPFKPCMRVEVVDKRHLCRTRVAVVESVIGGRLRLVYEESEDRTDDFWCHMHSPLIHHIGWSRSIGHRFKRSDITKKQDGHFDTPPHLFAKVKEVDQSGEWFKEGMKLEAIDPLNLSTICVATIRKVLADGFLMIGIDGSEAADGSDWFCYHATSPSIFPVGFCEINMIELTPPRGYTKLPFKWFDYLRETGSIAAPVKLFNKDVPNHGFRVGMKLEAVDLMEPRLICVATVTRIIHRLLRIHFDGWEEEYDQWVDCESPDLYPVGWCQLTGYQLQPPASQSSRESQSGSSKQKKKAKSQQYKGHKKKRKMPVGKKPVSLSSLPMTGGVRRSFSGDEELTPPPAQTAPEAFPPPSTSREFIPSLKTVTTLQLKEELIDGEDYNFLQGASDQESNGSASFYIKQEP is encoded by the exons ATGTTTGACGGTTATGATAGCTGCAGTGAGGACACAAGTAGCAGCTCCAGCTCCGAGGAGAGTGAAGAAGAAGTTGCTCCTTTACCTTCTAACCTCCCAATTATCAAAAACAATGGACAAGTCTACACATACCCGGATGGCAAATCTGGCATGG CTACCTGCGAAATGTGTGGGATGGTTGGTGTGCGAGATGCTTTTTACTCCAAAACAAAGCGTTTCTGTAGTGTTTCATGTTCAAGAAGCTATTCGTCAAACTCCAAGAAGGCAAGCATTTTGGCCAGACTTCAGGTAACG GGTAAGCCTccaacaaagaaagcaaaagttcTTCAGAAACAACCTTTAGTTGCTAAACTAGCTGCATATGCTCAGTATCAAGCTACCTTGCAAAATCAAGCAAAGACTAAAGCAG cagcAGTCTCCATGGAAGGCTTCAGCTGGGGTAACTACATCAACAGCAATAGCTTTATAGCAGCTCCAGTTACCTGCTTTAAACAT GCACCTATGGGGACCTGCTGGGGTGATATCTCAGAAAATGTGAGAGTAGAAGTTCCCAATACAGACTGCAGCCTACCTACCAAAGTCTTCTGGATTGCTGGAATTGTAAAATTAGCAG GTTACAATGCCCTTTTAAGATATGAAGGATTTGAAAATGACTCTGGGCTGGACTTCTGGTGCAATATCTGTGGTTCTGACATCCATCCCGTTGGTTGGTGTGCAGCCAGTGGCAAACCTCTCGTCCCTCCCAGAA ctATTCAGCATAAGTATACAAACTGGAAAGCTTTTCTAGTGAAACGACTTACTGGTGCCAAAACACTTCCTCCCGATTTCTCACAGAAG GTTTCAGAGAGTATGCAGTATCCTTTCAAACCTTGCATGAGAGTAGAAGTGGTTGACAAGAGGCATTTGTGTCGCACACGAGTGGCAGTGGTGGAAAGTGTCATCGGAGGAAGATTAAGACTAGTGTACGAAGAAAGTGAAGACAGAACAGATGACTTCTGGTGCCATATGCACAGCCCGTTAATCCATCATATTGGTTGGTCTCGAAGCATAGGCCATCGATTCAAAAGATCTG ATATTACAAAGAAACAGGATGGACATTTTGATACACCACCACATTTATTTGCTAAG GTAAAAGAAGTAGACCAGAGTGGGGAATGGTTCAAGGAAGGAATGAAATTGGAAGCTATAGACCCATTAAATCTTTCCACAATATGTGTCGCGACTATTAGAAAG GTGCTGGCTGACGGATTCCTGATGATTGGGATCGATGGCTCAGAAGCAGCAGATGGATCTGACTGGTTCTGTTATCACGCAACCTCCCCTTCTATTTTCCCTGTTGGTTTCTGTGAAATTAACATGATTGAACTTACTCCACCTAGAG GTTACACAAAACTTCCTTTTAAATGGTTTGACTACCTCAGGGAAACTGGCTCCATTGCAGCACCAGTAAAACTATTTAATAAG GATGTTCCAAATCACGGATTTCGTGTAGGAATGAAATTAGAAGCAGTAGATCTCATGGAGCCACGGTTAATATGTGTAGCCACAGTCACTCGAATTATTCATCGTCTCTTGAGGATACATTTTGATGGATGGGAAGAAGAGTATGATCAGTGGGTAGACTGTGAGTCCCCTGACCTCTATCCTGTAGGGTGGTGTCAATTAACTGGATATCAGCTACAGCCTCCAGCATCACAGT catCAAGAGAAAGCCAATCAGGTTcatcaaaacagaagaaaaaggctAAGTCCCAGCAATACAAAGGACATAAGAAAA AGAGGAAGATGCCAGTTGGGAAGAAGCCTGTCAGTTTGTCGAGCCTGCCCATGACAGGTGGGGTGCGGAGGAGCTTCTCTGGTGACGAAGAGTTGACTCCTCCTCCAGCACAGACAGCCCCGGAGGCCTTCCCACCTCCCAGCACTAGCCGAGAGTTCATTCCCAGCCTCAAAACAG TGACTACATTGCAGCTGAAGGAGGAGTTGATAGATGGAGAGGATTATAATTTCCTCCAAGGAGCGTCCGATCAGGAGAGCAATGGCTCTGCCAGCTTCTACATCAAACAGGAGCCCTGA
- the MBTD1 gene encoding MBT domain-containing protein 1 isoform X8 encodes MGTCWGDISENVRVEVPNTDCSLPTKVFWIAGIVKLAGYNALLRYEGFENDSGLDFWCNICGSDIHPVGWCAASGKPLVPPRTIQHKYTNWKAFLVKRLTGAKTLPPDFSQKVSESMQYPFKPCMRVEVVDKRHLCRTRVAVVESVIGGRLRLVYEESEDRTDDFWCHMHSPLIHHIGWSRSIGHRFKRSDITKKQDGHFDTPPHLFAKVKEVDQSGEWFKEGMKLEAIDPLNLSTICVATIRKVLADGFLMIGIDGSEAADGSDWFCYHATSPSIFPVGFCEINMIELTPPRGYTKLPFKWFDYLRETGSIAAPVKLFNKDVPNHGFRVGMKLEAVDLMEPRLICVATVTRIIHRLLRIHFDGWEEEYDQWVDCESPDLYPVGWCQLTGYQLQPPASQSSRESQSGSSKQKKKAKSQQYKGHKKKRKMPVGKKPVSLSSLPMTGGVRRSFSGDEELTPPPAQTAPEAFPPPSTSREFIPSLKTVTTLQLKEELIDGEDYNFLQGASDQESNGSASFYIKQEP; translated from the exons ATGGGGACCTGCTGGGGTGATATCTCAGAAAATGTGAGAGTAGAAGTTCCCAATACAGACTGCAGCCTACCTACCAAAGTCTTCTGGATTGCTGGAATTGTAAAATTAGCAG GTTACAATGCCCTTTTAAGATATGAAGGATTTGAAAATGACTCTGGGCTGGACTTCTGGTGCAATATCTGTGGTTCTGACATCCATCCCGTTGGTTGGTGTGCAGCCAGTGGCAAACCTCTCGTCCCTCCCAGAA ctATTCAGCATAAGTATACAAACTGGAAAGCTTTTCTAGTGAAACGACTTACTGGTGCCAAAACACTTCCTCCCGATTTCTCACAGAAG GTTTCAGAGAGTATGCAGTATCCTTTCAAACCTTGCATGAGAGTAGAAGTGGTTGACAAGAGGCATTTGTGTCGCACACGAGTGGCAGTGGTGGAAAGTGTCATCGGAGGAAGATTAAGACTAGTGTACGAAGAAAGTGAAGACAGAACAGATGACTTCTGGTGCCATATGCACAGCCCGTTAATCCATCATATTGGTTGGTCTCGAAGCATAGGCCATCGATTCAAAAGATCTG ATATTACAAAGAAACAGGATGGACATTTTGATACACCACCACATTTATTTGCTAAG GTAAAAGAAGTAGACCAGAGTGGGGAATGGTTCAAGGAAGGAATGAAATTGGAAGCTATAGACCCATTAAATCTTTCCACAATATGTGTCGCGACTATTAGAAAG GTGCTGGCTGACGGATTCCTGATGATTGGGATCGATGGCTCAGAAGCAGCAGATGGATCTGACTGGTTCTGTTATCACGCAACCTCCCCTTCTATTTTCCCTGTTGGTTTCTGTGAAATTAACATGATTGAACTTACTCCACCTAGAG GTTACACAAAACTTCCTTTTAAATGGTTTGACTACCTCAGGGAAACTGGCTCCATTGCAGCACCAGTAAAACTATTTAATAAG GATGTTCCAAATCACGGATTTCGTGTAGGAATGAAATTAGAAGCAGTAGATCTCATGGAGCCACGGTTAATATGTGTAGCCACAGTCACTCGAATTATTCATCGTCTCTTGAGGATACATTTTGATGGATGGGAAGAAGAGTATGATCAGTGGGTAGACTGTGAGTCCCCTGACCTCTATCCTGTAGGGTGGTGTCAATTAACTGGATATCAGCTACAGCCTCCAGCATCACAGT catCAAGAGAAAGCCAATCAGGTTcatcaaaacagaagaaaaaggctAAGTCCCAGCAATACAAAGGACATAAGAAAA AGAGGAAGATGCCAGTTGGGAAGAAGCCTGTCAGTTTGTCGAGCCTGCCCATGACAGGTGGGGTGCGGAGGAGCTTCTCTGGTGACGAAGAGTTGACTCCTCCTCCAGCACAGACAGCCCCGGAGGCCTTCCCACCTCCCAGCACTAGCCGAGAGTTCATTCCCAGCCTCAAAACAG TGACTACATTGCAGCTGAAGGAGGAGTTGATAGATGGAGAGGATTATAATTTCCTCCAAGGAGCGTCCGATCAGGAGAGCAATGGCTCTGCCAGCTTCTACATCAAACAGGAGCCCTGA
- the MBTD1 gene encoding MBT domain-containing protein 1 isoform X7, translating to MENTKDLTEHSSRPERKRRDSFGMFDGYDSCSEDTSSSSSSEESEEEVAPLPSNLPIIKNNGQVYTYPDGKSGMATCEMCGMVGVRDAFYSKTKRFCSVSCSRSYSSNSKKASILARLQGKPPTKKAKVLQKQPLVAKLAAYAQYQATLQNQAKTKAAVSMEGFSWGNYINSNSFIAAPVTCFKHAPMGTCWGDISENVRVEVPNTDCSLPTKVFWIAGIVKLAGYNALLRYEGFENDSGLDFWCNICGSDIHPVGWCAASGKPLVPPRTIQHKYTNWKAFLVKRLTGAKTLPPDFSQKVSESMQYPFKPCMRVEVVDKRHLCRTRVAVVESVIGGRLRLVYEESEDRTDDFWCHMHSPLIHHIGWSRSIGHRFKRSDITKKQDGHFDTPPHLFAKVKEVDQSGEWFKEGMKLEAIDPLNLSTICVATIRKVLADGFLMIGIDGSEAADGSDWFCYHATSPSIFPVGFCEINMIELTPPRGYTKLPFKWFDYLRETGSIAAPVKLFNKDVPNHGFRVGMKLEAVDLMEPRLICVATVTRIIHRLLRIHFDGWEEEYDQWVDCESPDLYPVGWCQLTGYQLQPPASQSSRESQSGSSKQKKKAKSQQYKGHKKMTTLQLKEELIDGEDYNFLQGASDQESNGSASFYIKQEP from the exons acTGAACATTCTTCACGccctgaaaggaaaagaagagactCTTTCGGGATGTTTGACGGTTATGATAGCTGCAGTGAGGACACAAGTAGCAGCTCCAGCTCCGAGGAGAGTGAAGAAGAAGTTGCTCCTTTACCTTCTAACCTCCCAATTATCAAAAACAATGGACAAGTCTACACATACCCGGATGGCAAATCTGGCATGG CTACCTGCGAAATGTGTGGGATGGTTGGTGTGCGAGATGCTTTTTACTCCAAAACAAAGCGTTTCTGTAGTGTTTCATGTTCAAGAAGCTATTCGTCAAACTCCAAGAAGGCAAGCATTTTGGCCAGACTTCAG GGTAAGCCTccaacaaagaaagcaaaagttcTTCAGAAACAACCTTTAGTTGCTAAACTAGCTGCATATGCTCAGTATCAAGCTACCTTGCAAAATCAAGCAAAGACTAAAGCAG cAGTCTCCATGGAAGGCTTCAGCTGGGGTAACTACATCAACAGCAATAGCTTTATAGCAGCTCCAGTTACCTGCTTTAAACAT GCACCTATGGGGACCTGCTGGGGTGATATCTCAGAAAATGTGAGAGTAGAAGTTCCCAATACAGACTGCAGCCTACCTACCAAAGTCTTCTGGATTGCTGGAATTGTAAAATTAGCAG GTTACAATGCCCTTTTAAGATATGAAGGATTTGAAAATGACTCTGGGCTGGACTTCTGGTGCAATATCTGTGGTTCTGACATCCATCCCGTTGGTTGGTGTGCAGCCAGTGGCAAACCTCTCGTCCCTCCCAGAA ctATTCAGCATAAGTATACAAACTGGAAAGCTTTTCTAGTGAAACGACTTACTGGTGCCAAAACACTTCCTCCCGATTTCTCACAGAAG GTTTCAGAGAGTATGCAGTATCCTTTCAAACCTTGCATGAGAGTAGAAGTGGTTGACAAGAGGCATTTGTGTCGCACACGAGTGGCAGTGGTGGAAAGTGTCATCGGAGGAAGATTAAGACTAGTGTACGAAGAAAGTGAAGACAGAACAGATGACTTCTGGTGCCATATGCACAGCCCGTTAATCCATCATATTGGTTGGTCTCGAAGCATAGGCCATCGATTCAAAAGATCTG ATATTACAAAGAAACAGGATGGACATTTTGATACACCACCACATTTATTTGCTAAG GTAAAAGAAGTAGACCAGAGTGGGGAATGGTTCAAGGAAGGAATGAAATTGGAAGCTATAGACCCATTAAATCTTTCCACAATATGTGTCGCGACTATTAGAAAG GTGCTGGCTGACGGATTCCTGATGATTGGGATCGATGGCTCAGAAGCAGCAGATGGATCTGACTGGTTCTGTTATCACGCAACCTCCCCTTCTATTTTCCCTGTTGGTTTCTGTGAAATTAACATGATTGAACTTACTCCACCTAGAG GTTACACAAAACTTCCTTTTAAATGGTTTGACTACCTCAGGGAAACTGGCTCCATTGCAGCACCAGTAAAACTATTTAATAAG GATGTTCCAAATCACGGATTTCGTGTAGGAATGAAATTAGAAGCAGTAGATCTCATGGAGCCACGGTTAATATGTGTAGCCACAGTCACTCGAATTATTCATCGTCTCTTGAGGATACATTTTGATGGATGGGAAGAAGAGTATGATCAGTGGGTAGACTGTGAGTCCCCTGACCTCTATCCTGTAGGGTGGTGTCAATTAACTGGATATCAGCTACAGCCTCCAGCATCACAGT catCAAGAGAAAGCCAATCAGGTTcatcaaaacagaagaaaaaggctAAGTCCCAGCAATACAAAGGACATAAGAAAA TGACTACATTGCAGCTGAAGGAGGAGTTGATAGATGGAGAGGATTATAATTTCCTCCAAGGAGCGTCCGATCAGGAGAGCAATGGCTCTGCCAGCTTCTACATCAAACAGGAGCCCTGA